From Vanacampus margaritifer isolate UIUO_Vmar chromosome 8, RoL_Vmar_1.0, whole genome shotgun sequence, a single genomic window includes:
- the LOC144056552 gene encoding uncharacterized protein LOC144056552 isoform X2, translating into MSLYRARSSETFQGFAVPTPRVPVLPTSISGPKINGAVNGDQFSYGLAEEDILVPPPPSMAPPPPPETFILPPPDFMGYLSSSEMAALQPPPTRAPKPPETNRRVIKPPPMAPPKPPSTGSSSSASSTPISKPSPAKLPKHPNYAPPPPPVKGQQKPTKTPPPKPIRLSSMNNLDSPPQFPAPSPPAQTPTQSTFNPQNAAKLNQVSNTSILRSYEEQDPRPKQMLRLEDTASAKPVPVNGNVPRETPSKPFRKDNFQTTHLTQTPKSIPNDVLYHKENIESIPPTREVTPKVNTIPASAPNEAVKPHRVSYQIPRKLQTGNKTRLTSEDIQGKLSPKPAGKFSPILDEAPAASPLSLLMAAKERDRHKGFQSQEIGTIKSTQRRGSFQNNSLPKNVPTMPRAVSSLSLLQDKEQVSPTSDSPAQYWETKSATIARMSNEPIYTNWTQATSSTNLSNRLVERKDSYAKSGWGKERVVTPLLPPPPEFEDFDGIMESPPSMPPPDPPSKMAPRPNITPLPPTPSKHPSHNIGVQPKSQFQTNSKVKPAQQQQPTTLSSSQTTLVSILQKKMLEMDHKITATNEADYDAEDWAVPLSEDVKVPVIPKSRPQDKNVSTGTKQTETHHKQESNGKVVRKFPEINSNEIQSSYQYGMTYRIRPGTKQPITLIKK; encoded by the exons TCATCTGAGACTTTTCAAGGGTTTGCTGTTCCAACGCCGAGAGTCCCAGTCCTCCCCACTAGTATCAGTGGTCCAAAGATCAATGGCGCAG TCAACGGAGATCAGTTTTCCTACGGCTTAGCGGAAGAAGACATATTagtccctcctcctccctccatgGCTCCTCCCCCGCCTCCAGAGACATTTATCCTCCCTCCACCAGACTTCATGGGCTACCTCAGCAGTTCAGAGATGGCCGCCCTTCAGCCTCCCCCTACACGCGCTCCGAAGCCACCCGAGACAAATCGCCGCGTCATAAAACCCCCACCGATGGCCCCACCCAAGCCGCCGTCGACGGGTTCCAGTAGCTCCGCCTCTTCCACTCCCATTTCAAAACCGTCCCCGGCTAAACTCCCCAAACATCCCAATTACGCCCCGCCGCCTCCCCCCGTGAAAGGGCAGCAGAAGCCCACAAAGACTCCTCCTCCGAAACCGATTCGACTCTCATCTATGAACAACCTGGACTCTCCGCCGCAGTTTCCTGCTCCGTCTCCGCCTGCGCAGACTCCCACGCAGTCAACCTTCAATCCTCAAAACGCAGCAAAGCTCAACCAGGTTTCCAACACCTCCATCCTCAGGAGCTATGAGGAACAAGACCCAAGACCCAAGCAGATGTTACGCCTGGAAGATACAGCGTCTGCTAAACCAGTCCCGGTGAACGGGAACGTCCCCAGAGAGACACCGAGCAAGCCATTTCGCAAAGACAATTTCCAAACCACACATCTAACTCAGACACCCAAATCAATCCCCAATGATGTTCTGTATCACAAAGAGAATATAGAAAGTATTCCACCTACACGTGAGGTGACCCCAAAGGTCAACACGATACCAGCGTCAGCACCGAACGAAGCCGTCAAACCACACAGGGTGTCGTACCAAATACCAAGAAAGCTTCAGACGGGGAACAAAACCCGATTGACTTCTGAGGATATCCAAGGCAAACTTAGTCCAAAACCAGCTGGTAAATTCAGTCCCATTTTGGATGAGGCTCCTGCAGCGTCCCCGCTTTCTCTTCTAATGGCGGCTAAGGAACGGGATCGGCATAAGGGTTTTCAGTCTCAAGAAATCGGGACCATAAAAAGTACTCAACGCAGAGGAAGCTTCCAGAATAATTCACTTCCCAAAAACGTCCCTACGATGCCACGCGCCGTATCTAGCTTGTCTCTTTTACAGGACAAAGAACAAGTAAGTCCAACTTCCGATAGTCCCGCGCAGTATTGGGAAACAAAATCAGCCACTATTGCACGAATGAGTAATGAACCAATATACACGAATTGGACACAAGCAACTTCATCTACAAATCTGAGTAACCGACTTGTGGAGAGGAAAGATTCCTACGCTAAATCTGGATGGGGAAAGGAACGCGTAGTTACGCCTTTACTCCCTCCGCCTCCAGAATTTGAGGATTTTGATGGCATTATGGAGTCCCCTCCCTCCATGCCTCCTCCTGACCCCCCGTCGAAAATGGCACCGCGACCAAATATAACCCCTCTTCCACCCACACCCTCAAAACACCCATCTCATAATATCGGCGTCCAACCAAAGTCGCAGTTCCAGACCAATTCAAAGGTAAAACCCGCACAACAGCAGCAGCCGACAACTCTATCGTCAAGTCAAACCACGCTTGTGAGCATCTTGCAAAAAAAGATGCTGGAGATGGACCATAAAATTACCGCCACGAATGAGGCGGACTACGACGCTGAAGACTGGGCCGTCCCGCTCTCCGAGGACGTCAAAGTTCCCGTCATCCCTAAGAGCAGGCCGCAAGACAAGAATGTTTCTACTGGGACCAAGCAAACGGAAACGCACCACAAGCAGGAGTCCAATGGCAAAGTGGTGAGAAAATTCCCAGAGATTAACAG CAATGAAATCCAGTCAAGCTATCAGTACGGTATGACGTATCGAATCCGGCCTGGAACCAAACAACCCATTACTCTCATTAAGAAGTGA
- the LOC144056552 gene encoding uncharacterized protein LOC144056552 isoform X1: protein MKRGTLAFLGRKDQSLFDTSIKMREMDNVELVLNSPASPESGTASVRARPTVRHYSSSETFQGFAVPTPRVPVLPTSISGPKINGAVNGDQFSYGLAEEDILVPPPPSMAPPPPPETFILPPPDFMGYLSSSEMAALQPPPTRAPKPPETNRRVIKPPPMAPPKPPSTGSSSSASSTPISKPSPAKLPKHPNYAPPPPPVKGQQKPTKTPPPKPIRLSSMNNLDSPPQFPAPSPPAQTPTQSTFNPQNAAKLNQVSNTSILRSYEEQDPRPKQMLRLEDTASAKPVPVNGNVPRETPSKPFRKDNFQTTHLTQTPKSIPNDVLYHKENIESIPPTREVTPKVNTIPASAPNEAVKPHRVSYQIPRKLQTGNKTRLTSEDIQGKLSPKPAGKFSPILDEAPAASPLSLLMAAKERDRHKGFQSQEIGTIKSTQRRGSFQNNSLPKNVPTMPRAVSSLSLLQDKEQVSPTSDSPAQYWETKSATIARMSNEPIYTNWTQATSSTNLSNRLVERKDSYAKSGWGKERVVTPLLPPPPEFEDFDGIMESPPSMPPPDPPSKMAPRPNITPLPPTPSKHPSHNIGVQPKSQFQTNSKVKPAQQQQPTTLSSSQTTLVSILQKKMLEMDHKITATNEADYDAEDWAVPLSEDVKVPVIPKSRPQDKNVSTGTKQTETHHKQESNGKVVRKFPEINSNEIQSSYQYGMTYRIRPGTKQPITLIKK, encoded by the exons TCATCTGAGACTTTTCAAGGGTTTGCTGTTCCAACGCCGAGAGTCCCAGTCCTCCCCACTAGTATCAGTGGTCCAAAGATCAATGGCGCAG TCAACGGAGATCAGTTTTCCTACGGCTTAGCGGAAGAAGACATATTagtccctcctcctccctccatgGCTCCTCCCCCGCCTCCAGAGACATTTATCCTCCCTCCACCAGACTTCATGGGCTACCTCAGCAGTTCAGAGATGGCCGCCCTTCAGCCTCCCCCTACACGCGCTCCGAAGCCACCCGAGACAAATCGCCGCGTCATAAAACCCCCACCGATGGCCCCACCCAAGCCGCCGTCGACGGGTTCCAGTAGCTCCGCCTCTTCCACTCCCATTTCAAAACCGTCCCCGGCTAAACTCCCCAAACATCCCAATTACGCCCCGCCGCCTCCCCCCGTGAAAGGGCAGCAGAAGCCCACAAAGACTCCTCCTCCGAAACCGATTCGACTCTCATCTATGAACAACCTGGACTCTCCGCCGCAGTTTCCTGCTCCGTCTCCGCCTGCGCAGACTCCCACGCAGTCAACCTTCAATCCTCAAAACGCAGCAAAGCTCAACCAGGTTTCCAACACCTCCATCCTCAGGAGCTATGAGGAACAAGACCCAAGACCCAAGCAGATGTTACGCCTGGAAGATACAGCGTCTGCTAAACCAGTCCCGGTGAACGGGAACGTCCCCAGAGAGACACCGAGCAAGCCATTTCGCAAAGACAATTTCCAAACCACACATCTAACTCAGACACCCAAATCAATCCCCAATGATGTTCTGTATCACAAAGAGAATATAGAAAGTATTCCACCTACACGTGAGGTGACCCCAAAGGTCAACACGATACCAGCGTCAGCACCGAACGAAGCCGTCAAACCACACAGGGTGTCGTACCAAATACCAAGAAAGCTTCAGACGGGGAACAAAACCCGATTGACTTCTGAGGATATCCAAGGCAAACTTAGTCCAAAACCAGCTGGTAAATTCAGTCCCATTTTGGATGAGGCTCCTGCAGCGTCCCCGCTTTCTCTTCTAATGGCGGCTAAGGAACGGGATCGGCATAAGGGTTTTCAGTCTCAAGAAATCGGGACCATAAAAAGTACTCAACGCAGAGGAAGCTTCCAGAATAATTCACTTCCCAAAAACGTCCCTACGATGCCACGCGCCGTATCTAGCTTGTCTCTTTTACAGGACAAAGAACAAGTAAGTCCAACTTCCGATAGTCCCGCGCAGTATTGGGAAACAAAATCAGCCACTATTGCACGAATGAGTAATGAACCAATATACACGAATTGGACACAAGCAACTTCATCTACAAATCTGAGTAACCGACTTGTGGAGAGGAAAGATTCCTACGCTAAATCTGGATGGGGAAAGGAACGCGTAGTTACGCCTTTACTCCCTCCGCCTCCAGAATTTGAGGATTTTGATGGCATTATGGAGTCCCCTCCCTCCATGCCTCCTCCTGACCCCCCGTCGAAAATGGCACCGCGACCAAATATAACCCCTCTTCCACCCACACCCTCAAAACACCCATCTCATAATATCGGCGTCCAACCAAAGTCGCAGTTCCAGACCAATTCAAAGGTAAAACCCGCACAACAGCAGCAGCCGACAACTCTATCGTCAAGTCAAACCACGCTTGTGAGCATCTTGCAAAAAAAGATGCTGGAGATGGACCATAAAATTACCGCCACGAATGAGGCGGACTACGACGCTGAAGACTGGGCCGTCCCGCTCTCCGAGGACGTCAAAGTTCCCGTCATCCCTAAGAGCAGGCCGCAAGACAAGAATGTTTCTACTGGGACCAAGCAAACGGAAACGCACCACAAGCAGGAGTCCAATGGCAAAGTGGTGAGAAAATTCCCAGAGATTAACAG CAATGAAATCCAGTCAAGCTATCAGTACGGTATGACGTATCGAATCCGGCCTGGAACCAAACAACCCATTACTCTCATTAAGAAGTGA
- the wdr77 gene encoding methylosome protein WDR77 isoform X1 produces the protein MKGAGLETTMTKENAWNIPPNAPACMEKHLCAAQYRADGTLLLGSSSLAGRSWQGSVWIYSNPEKAPDEEFCKAGVQTETGITDVKWVSEKGVVVASDSGALELWELAEDERLLVNRFTKHEHDNIVTTVSPGAAANSAITGSMDCRIKVWDLSQETVVTSYSAHTQPVTCVACSPTDNSLFISCGQDGRVLMWDTRKPDKPATRIDLEASHCLPTTVSWHPEHKSTIAFGDELGRVTVKDFLATEPARVANVHSRRVNGLAFSTHSASLLASISDDCSLAVLNSELQEIVRDRRHRDFVKSVCWLHGGSNDLTTVGWDHLVLHHTVEPTGGAHNSS, from the exons ATGAAAGGTGCAGGACTGGAAACTACGATGACAAAGGAGAACGCTTGGAATATACCTCCTAATGCCCCAGCATGCATGGAGAAGCATCTGTGTGCGGCGCAGTACAGAGCAG ATGGCACCTTGCTGCTGGGTTCTTCCAGCCTCGCTGGCAGGAGTTGGCAGGGCTCCGTGTGGATCTACAGCAACCCCGAGAAGGCCCCCGATGAGGAATTCTGCAAAGCTGGCGTGCAAACCGAGACCGGCATAACGGACGTCAAGTGGGTTTCGGAAAAGGGTGTTGTTGTGGCATCGGATTCGG GTGCCTTGGAGCTATGGGAGCTGGCTGAGGACGAGCGGCTCCTGGTCAACCGCTTCACCAAGCACGagcatgataatattgtcaCTACCGTAAGTCCCGGAGCTGCAGCAAACAGTGCCATCACTGGGAGCATGGACTGCAG AATTAAAGTGTGGGACCTGAGTCAGGAGACAGTTGTCACTTCATACAGCG CGCACACACAACCGGTCACTTGCGTTGCCTGCAGTCCTACTGACAATTCTCTTTTCATCTCCTGTGGTCAG GATGGCCGTGTGCTTATGTGGGACACACGGAAACCAGATAAACCAGCCACAAGGATCG ATTTGGAGGCCTCCCACTGCTTGCCCACCACTGTCTCCTGGCACCCCGAGCACAAAAGCACCATTGCCTTTG GTGACGAGCTCGGCAGAGTGACCGTCAAGGATTTCCTAGCGACAGAGCCGGCCCGCGTGGCCAACGTCCACAGCCGCAGGGTTAACGGGCTAGCCTTTTCGACACACAG CGCGTCTTTGCTGGCCTCCATTAGCGACGATTGCTCCCTTGCCGTTTTAAACTCGGAACTACAGGAAAT AGTTAGAGATCGACGCCACCGAGACTTTGTCAAGAGCGTGTGCTGGCTTCACGGAGGCTCAAATGACCTCACCACAGTGGGTTGGGATCATCTTGTACTTCACCACACAGTGGAGCCAACAGGGGGCGCCCACAACTCGTCTTAG
- the wdr77 gene encoding methylosome protein WDR77 isoform X2: MTKENAWNIPPNAPACMEKHLCAAQYRADGTLLLGSSSLAGRSWQGSVWIYSNPEKAPDEEFCKAGVQTETGITDVKWVSEKGVVVASDSGALELWELAEDERLLVNRFTKHEHDNIVTTVSPGAAANSAITGSMDCRIKVWDLSQETVVTSYSAHTQPVTCVACSPTDNSLFISCGQDGRVLMWDTRKPDKPATRIDLEASHCLPTTVSWHPEHKSTIAFGDELGRVTVKDFLATEPARVANVHSRRVNGLAFSTHSASLLASISDDCSLAVLNSELQEIVRDRRHRDFVKSVCWLHGGSNDLTTVGWDHLVLHHTVEPTGGAHNSS; the protein is encoded by the exons ATGACAAAGGAGAACGCTTGGAATATACCTCCTAATGCCCCAGCATGCATGGAGAAGCATCTGTGTGCGGCGCAGTACAGAGCAG ATGGCACCTTGCTGCTGGGTTCTTCCAGCCTCGCTGGCAGGAGTTGGCAGGGCTCCGTGTGGATCTACAGCAACCCCGAGAAGGCCCCCGATGAGGAATTCTGCAAAGCTGGCGTGCAAACCGAGACCGGCATAACGGACGTCAAGTGGGTTTCGGAAAAGGGTGTTGTTGTGGCATCGGATTCGG GTGCCTTGGAGCTATGGGAGCTGGCTGAGGACGAGCGGCTCCTGGTCAACCGCTTCACCAAGCACGagcatgataatattgtcaCTACCGTAAGTCCCGGAGCTGCAGCAAACAGTGCCATCACTGGGAGCATGGACTGCAG AATTAAAGTGTGGGACCTGAGTCAGGAGACAGTTGTCACTTCATACAGCG CGCACACACAACCGGTCACTTGCGTTGCCTGCAGTCCTACTGACAATTCTCTTTTCATCTCCTGTGGTCAG GATGGCCGTGTGCTTATGTGGGACACACGGAAACCAGATAAACCAGCCACAAGGATCG ATTTGGAGGCCTCCCACTGCTTGCCCACCACTGTCTCCTGGCACCCCGAGCACAAAAGCACCATTGCCTTTG GTGACGAGCTCGGCAGAGTGACCGTCAAGGATTTCCTAGCGACAGAGCCGGCCCGCGTGGCCAACGTCCACAGCCGCAGGGTTAACGGGCTAGCCTTTTCGACACACAG CGCGTCTTTGCTGGCCTCCATTAGCGACGATTGCTCCCTTGCCGTTTTAAACTCGGAACTACAGGAAAT AGTTAGAGATCGACGCCACCGAGACTTTGTCAAGAGCGTGTGCTGGCTTCACGGAGGCTCAAATGACCTCACCACAGTGGGTTGGGATCATCTTGTACTTCACCACACAGTGGAGCCAACAGGGGGCGCCCACAACTCGTCTTAG